One Candidatus Rokuibacteriota bacterium genomic window, CTCCTTGCCCTTCTGCAGCTCACCGGCGAGCGCGCCGCCGCGCTCGATGATCTCGCGGCGGAAGCGGTCGATCTCGTCGGCCGCCATGCGGCGGAAGTCGTCGTCGAGCGCCTCGCCGCTCTCGAGCTGCTCGCTGTCGATGAGGATCGTGTGGGGCCGAGCGAGCGGGTTCCCGTATTCGTCGTCGAAGTTGCGGAAGAGGGCGAGGCGGCCGTTCTCCAGCGTGCTGGAACCGTCGTCGTTCTGCCGGTGAAAGCCGGAGACGAAGTCGTAGACTAGCTTGGAGGTTGACGTGTTATTGCAGACGATGATGAAGCAAGGAGGCACCGAGACCCGCCGCTCCTTCCACAGCTTGAACGTCTTCTCGTAGTGGCCGTAGAGCGCCTGGAGCGCCGTCTGGAGCCGGGTGGGAAGGGCGAGGGGATCGAGCCCCTCGGCCTTGCCGCGTCCCTTCTTTGGCATGTCTTTGCGGATGTTCTCCCACAGGTTGCGGAACATGGGCATGTCGTCGCCGGGGATGTTCTCGGCCACGGGGACGCGCGGCAGCTTCACGATGCCGCACTCGATGGCATCCATGAGCGAGAAGTCGCTCATCGTCCACGGAAAGAGCGTTCCCTCAGCGTATCCCGACCCGCGCAGGAAGAAAGGGGTCGCGGAGAGATCGATCACGCGCGCGAGCCCGAGCTTGCGATTCACCGTCTCCAGGCCGGAGATCCAGAGGCGGGCGGCCTCGTTGTTTCTCTCGGCCTCCTTTCGCTCGTCACCTTTCAGGTCATCGTCCCCGTCCTCGTCGCGCGGCTTCTCTCGGTAGCAGTGGTGCGCCTCGTCGTTGAGGACGAGAATGTTCTTCAGCCCCATCAGCTCCGGCATGACGCGCTGGAGCATCTGCCCTTCGGTCTCGAGCGTGTCCAGACCGTCGCCGACGCGCCCCTGGAGCAACGCGCGCCCGCCCTTCGAAAGCTCCACATGCTCGCGGCGCTTGAAGGCGTGGTAGTTGGTGATGACGATCTTGGCGCGGTTGACGTCGTCCAGCATGTCGCCCGGCACCAGCTCGCGGTCGGCATAGTAGCTGTCCGGGTCGTTCGGCTGGAGGACGCGCAGGCGATCCTTGATCGTGATCCCCGGTGTGACGACGAGAAAGCCGCGGGTGAAGCGCTTGCTCTGTGGCCGCCGGACGGCGTTGACGGTCTGCCAGGCGATGAGCATGGCCATGACCGTCGTCTTTCCCGCACCCGTGGCGAGCTTGAGCGCGAGGCGCATGAGCTCCGGGTTGGCGTCATTGTTCGCGTTCGCCAGGTGCTCGAGGAACCCTTTCCCCTGCCTCTCGTTCGGCGCCACCTCGGTGAGCCAGATCGCGGTCTCGACCGCCTCAATCTGGCAGAAGAAGGGGCGGACCCCGGTGAACTCGTGGTGTCGCCAGTGCTGGAGCAGCCGCGCCGTCTCCGGCGTCACCCCCCACGCGCTCGAGTTGTTGATGCCGCGCCACTGGTCGACGCGGAGGCGCAGCGCGTTGATGATCGGGGTCGGGTCGTACTGCTGCTTGGCGGTCGAGACGCCTGCCCCCTCGTCGAACACCAACCGCTCCTGCCCTGCACTTCGCTTGTGCTTCTTCGGCCTGGGGATGGGCGTGATGAACTGGGCCGTGCGACGCGTCTCGATGATCTCCCCGGTGGGCTGTCCCTGGGCGTCTAGCTCCCAGTAGCGCGCCGGGTACGCGTAGGGGGAGTTGAGGATCGGCCGTTCGAAGAACCGGTTATCCATGGTCAGAATCAATGCTGCGACGAAGCGGATCTGAGGTCACAGCGCGGATAAGGCACCGCATCTCGCGCCGATCCTGTCAGAGCCCTCGTGCAAAGTCAAACCGGGCCTTCGACCCGGCCGCCAGCGCCTCGTCACTTGCGGTTCGAAGGGTCTTGGCAAGCGGAGTTCCGCTGCCTGTGGCTGGCCTGATCCTAGCGGCGCTGGTGCACAACGGCATGTATCTGATAGCCATTGGGAGCGGCGCGGATGATCCTGTCGCTTACAGGATAAATAGGTTCACCGGGAGGTAACGTCAGTGGGTGTGTAAACGAAGAGAAGGCGGTGGATAGTGCATCTGGCCACACTTGCCCTTGCCTTGTCGCTCCTGGCCTCGCCGCTCGCCTCCGAAGGGCAGCAACCGGGGAAGGTCTATCGCGTCGGCATCCTCGCGGCGTCTCCCCCGGCTCACCAGGGTCCGCGGGCATCTGGGAGGCGCTTCTTCAGAGCCTGCGTGAGCTCGGGTACGTTGAAGGTCGCAACCTCACCATTGAGGGCCATCGCCGCTAAGATAAGTGACCGGTCAACCACAGGCCCTTGGGGCCTCTCCCTCGTGGAGGCGCTACCGAGGGAGCTCGTCCGTAGTCGGCAACACCAGCTAGTGTGCATGTGATCCGTAACCCCGCGTTTCTATTCGAGACGCTGGCTCGGATCATCGAAGTTATCTTAGTGGCGATGCCATTGAGGGCCGGTATTCGCGGGGCCGGGACGGACGGCTCCCGGGGCTTGCCGCGGACCTCGTGCGGCTGAAAGTGGACGTCATCGTCGCGCCCTCCACGCCTCCGGTCCGTGGCGCTGGATGCCCGACTCAAGGCCTTGGCCTCACTCTTCAGGAAGGAGGATCGGGGCGGCTGGCTGGAGCGAAAGGCCAGATCGAGGAACGTTTCTCCCTTGACTTGGGCGAAGGAATAGGTACCCTCGGTTTGCTGTGGGTAAAGACAAAGTTCGCCTAAAGAAAACGTCAGCTCAGCGCATCGTGCATGACATGTTCACAAAGCTCGCGCCGACTCTGCGCGTCCTTCGAAGCAAACAGCAGTTGTCGTTGCGGAATGTTGCTGACGCCGCCGGGATCACCCCAGGGTATCTCAGTCTGATCGAGCGCGGGGCTGCGGTGCCGTCCGTCGTCGCGCTTGAACAGATTGCGAACGCGCTCGGCGTATCACTGGCGCAGTTCTTCCAAGACGGGCGCGTCGCAAACGAAGCGCCGCGATATGTGGTTCGCCCCCACGAGCGCCGCGTGATGGTGTACCCCGATACCGACATTCGCCACGAACTGTTGGTCCCCGATTTTCGGCGGCCGCGGGCAACCGGATGAAGCCCCGGCGAGCCAGCCGCAGCAACAGCAAGCGGCACGAGCTAACCGCGAACTGCCCGTTGGGCCGCGCCCACTGAAATCGTCGGCAGACCTCCCGCGCGATCGCTTCGCGCAGCAGCCCCGGCCGCCCCTCGATGACGCGCTGAATCCGCGCGAACTCCCGCGCCCCGAGCCGACTGCCGCGATAGAAGACGGTTCGGGGGGCCCCGCTGCTGGCGCTTGCCGCGCTCTGGGTGACCGCCACCCGCTCACTGTGGCACACCGGGGCCGGCCGAGTCCAGCGCTTTCTGGCTATTCCCCCGAAGACTTCATGGGTTCGCGCCGATCATGACGAGGCCCTGGCAACTGACGCCATAGCACTTGACACAGCGACTGTTTGGGCAGATCCTCGGGCGCATGGAGCGACTCACGTGGCACCTCACCTGATCGCGAGCCGCACACTTGGTGCGAGGGCGATGAGGAGCGGGTTTCGAACCGGCGGAGGTGTCTCCGGAAGGCGCGGCCGGAGCCAAAATATTCAGACGAAAGGGGGTGAACTCGGGCCCTACTTCACGAAAAGGACTTCCGTCAACGGCGTTGGGAAGGGCGACCGAGCTGACCGGGGGATGGGCCGCTCGTTCGGCGCCAACGAGGGGACCGAACTGGGTCCATATCGGAAATCCCGGTTCACAGGTTCCGCCGGTCGAGTCATAGTTCAAAGAGTTCAATAATTGGGGGCGCTGGGGGAATGACGACCAGCTTGGTACCCTCAACCTCATCGCCCCGGCTAAACAGGAGCGAGTTCGTGAACTGGTCAAGACGGGCCGGGCTTGGGTCGCTGGCGCGCGACATCGGGCCGCACGCAGAAACGACGTACCACGTCGCCTTTCCCGTGAAGCATGAGCGGACCGACGTGGCATGGGACCGGTTCATCCATCGAAGCGGACGGGGAGTTGGTCTGGACATGGTCGAGGCTCCCAGAACTGAAGGAGGGAAATCCGGTCAACCTCGAAAGCGGGATGGTTGTCGGGTTCGAACCGAGTATCTATCGCGCCGGCTTTGCCGCCCGTGTGGAAGGTACAGTCCTGATGACTGCGGACGGTCCAGAAGTCTTGACGTCGGCGCCACCGCCACTTCGTCGACTCATCCGATAGAGAGCCGGCGACGCAGCGTTCACTGGGTAATATGGTGAGGGGGGCCAGTTATGGGCGCACAAGCACTCGACTCGAACCACACGAAGCCGCTGCATATGACCCGCCGCCAGTCCCTGATCGCGCTGGCAGGCGGCATCGCGGGTGCTGTGGGGCCGGCAGTGATCGGACGCGCGCAGCCAAAGGGCAAAGGAAAAGTCTTCATCCGAACCTCGGGCGGGTCGGCTGAGGAGGGCTTCCGAAAGGCGTGGTACGACCCGTTTACCAAGGAAACGGGCATCGAAGTCGTTTCGGCCGTGTTCGATGCGGCCAAAGTCACTGCAATGGTTCAGACGGGCAACGTCGCGGTCGATATCGGAACGTTCACAGCGCCCCAGCTCACCATTCTTGCTCGCAAGGGCGTCATCGAAAAGCTCGATCGCTCCAAGTTTAAACTGACAAATCTGAATGACATCGACCGCGTGGATGACTATTGGCTCTCGAAGAGCGTCTACGCGACCGTCATCGGGTATAACACCGAAGCGTTCCCGAATCGCCATCCAACAAGCTGGAAGGAGTTTTGGGACGTCAAGACGTTCCCAGGCCGCCGCATGCTTCAGGATGCGTCCAGCGAATACCCAGATCTCGAGGCGGCTCTGCTCGCCGATGGCGTTCCGATGAACAAGCTGTACCCACTCGATGTGGATCGGGCTTTCGCGAAGCTCAAGGAGATCCGCAAGTCGATTGCGAAGTGGTGGAATAGCGGCGCCGTCTCAGCTCAGATGCTTTCTGACCGCGCCGTGATCGTTGGGAGCATTTGGGAAAGCCGGATCACCCCCCTCATCCTCGCCGGGGCGCCGCTCGCGATCGAGTGGAATCAAAACATGCGTAACCTGTACGGCATGGCGGTTGTCAAGGGTGCTCCGAACCGAGACGCGGCCTATCTCCTCATGGATTACGGCCAATCGCCGAAGGTTCAGGCGGCGATCGTTCAAGAAGTTCGGATAGCGCCGCCCAACCGCAAAGCCTATGACTACATCGACGACAAGATCGCACGAACGTTGTCGACCTATCCTGACCATGCCCGTAGGGGCTTCGTAAACAACAGCGACTGGTGGGTCGACAATCTTGAGAGAGTCGCCGAGCGGTGGCGTGAGTTTCTGCTCGAAGGGTAGCTGTGCCCGCAACGGATTGTGCGGCGATCGCTAGAACCTTGGGCGCGACGTTGGGCACCGGAGCGGGGCCCATAAGATGTGGGCCGGGGATAGCGCCGCGACGACTACGCGCTGATCTTGGCGGTGGACGGGGCTCCGTCCACTTGGATCGCCTCTGGAAGGTCTTCGGGGCGCGCGACGGAAGCGCAGCGGTGTCTGACGTCACCTTGACGATCGACGCCGGGGAATTTCTGACGCTCCTCGGGCCTAGCGGCTCGGGCAAGACAACGACCCTTATGATGGTCGCCGGCTTTGTTCCGCCGACAAGCGGTGAAATCTATATCGATGGCCAGCCCGTGACGAAAATCCCCCCGCAACGGCGTAACCTCAGCATGGTATTCCAGAGCTATGCCCTGTTCCCGCACATGACTGTGGAACGGAATATCGCATTCCCCCTGGAGGTGCGCCGAACAACACGCACCGTCATCCGGGAGCGCGTCCGAGAGGCGCTGGAGATGGTGCAGCTCGCTGGTTACGAGCAGCGACGTCCCCATGAGCTTTCAGGGGGCCAGCAGCAGCGAGTGGCTCTCGCCCGTGCGCTAGCCTTTGAACCCCGCGCTCTTTTGATGGACGAACCGTTGGGCGCGTTGGACAAGAAGCTTCGCCAGCACATGCAACTCGAAATCAAACGCATTCAACGGTCACTTGGGTTGGCAGTCATCTATGTCACCCACGATCAAGAAGAAGCGCTGACGATGTCGGATCGGATCGCCATAATGAACGAGGGCCGAATCGAGCAGGTAGGACCACCCGAAGAACTCTATGATCGCCCGATCAACAGGTTTGTTGCCGATTTTGTCGGCGAGTCGAACTTCCTCGAAGGAACAGTGAGGGGGGTCGGCGAGGACGGTCTCGTAACGCTCGAGCACCCAAGCGGTCAAATCGTGCAGGCATTCCGGGACGGCCCAGTCCAGCGAGGCACGAAGGTCATCGCGGCGATTCGACCGGAACGGATTTCGCTCACAGACGCGCCGGGCCTCGACGGACCGGATGGCTGGCGGGGGCAGATCAGCGACATCATCTATGGTGGAGACTTCACGAAATACAAGGTCGATGTCGGCGGCCAGTACCTGATCGTGAAAGTCCAGAATCACGATGACGGCCATGCCCGGGCCGTCGGAGATATCGCCTGCATCAGCTGGGCGCCGCTCCATCTGAAAATCCTGGATGGCTGAGACGGAATGCCTGCACAATCGGCGCTGACTGAGAAGGCGACCCTCGGGAAAACGGCGGAACCGCCAGTGCGGGCGGCACGTTGGCAGGGGCGA contains:
- a CDS encoding helix-turn-helix domain-containing protein — translated: MFTKLAPTLRVLRSKQQLSLRNVADAAGITPGYLSLIERGAAVPSVVALEQIANALGVSLAQFFQDGRVANEAPRYVVRPHERRVMVYPDTDIRHELLVPDFRRPRATG
- a CDS encoding ABC transporter ATP-binding protein, producing the protein MSDVTLTIDAGEFLTLLGPSGSGKTTTLMMVAGFVPPTSGEIYIDGQPVTKIPPQRRNLSMVFQSYALFPHMTVERNIAFPLEVRRTTRTVIRERVREALEMVQLAGYEQRRPHELSGGQQQRVALARALAFEPRALLMDEPLGALDKKLRQHMQLEIKRIQRSLGLAVIYVTHDQEEALTMSDRIAIMNEGRIEQVGPPEELYDRPINRFVADFVGESNFLEGTVRGVGEDGLVTLEHPSGQIVQAFRDGPVQRGTKVIAAIRPERISLTDAPGLDGPDGWRGQISDIIYGGDFTKYKVDVGGQYLIVKVQNHDDGHARAVGDIACISWAPLHLKILDG
- a CDS encoding ABC transporter substrate-binding protein; the protein is MGAQALDSNHTKPLHMTRRQSLIALAGGIAGAVGPAVIGRAQPKGKGKVFIRTSGGSAEEGFRKAWYDPFTKETGIEVVSAVFDAAKVTAMVQTGNVAVDIGTFTAPQLTILARKGVIEKLDRSKFKLTNLNDIDRVDDYWLSKSVYATVIGYNTEAFPNRHPTSWKEFWDVKTFPGRRMLQDASSEYPDLEAALLADGVPMNKLYPLDVDRAFAKLKEIRKSIAKWWNSGAVSAQMLSDRAVIVGSIWESRITPLILAGAPLAIEWNQNMRNLYGMAVVKGAPNRDAAYLLMDYGQSPKVQAAIVQEVRIAPPNRKAYDYIDDKIARTLSTYPDHARRGFVNNSDWWVDNLERVAERWREFLLEG
- a CDS encoding DEAD/DEAH box helicase family protein; translation: MDNRFFERPILNSPYAYPARYWELDAQGQPTGEIIETRRTAQFITPIPRPKKHKRSAGQERLVFDEGAGVSTAKQQYDPTPIINALRLRVDQWRGINNSSAWGVTPETARLLQHWRHHEFTGVRPFFCQIEAVETAIWLTEVAPNERQGKGFLEHLANANNDANPELMRLALKLATGAGKTTVMAMLIAWQTVNAVRRPQSKRFTRGFLVVTPGITIKDRLRVLQPNDPDSYYADRELVPGDMLDDVNRAKIVITNYHAFKRREHVELSKGGRALLQGRVGDGLDTLETEGQMLQRVMPELMGLKNILVLNDEAHHCYREKPRDEDGDDDLKGDERKEAERNNEAARLWISGLETVNRKLGLARVIDLSATPFFLRGSGYAEGTLFPWTMSDFSLMDAIECGIVKLPRVPVAENIPGDDMPMFRNLWENIRKDMPKKGRGKAEGLDPLALPTRLQTALQALYGHYEKTFKLWKERRVSVPPCFIIVCNNTSTSKLVYDFVSGFHRQNDDGSSTLENGRLALFRNFDDEYGNPLARPHTILIDSEQLESGEALDDDFRRMAADEIDRFRREIIERGGALAGELQKGKEIDDVTLLREVMNTVGKRGQLGGSIRCVVSVAMLTEGWDANTVTHVLGVRAFGTQLLCEQVIGRALRRQSYDLNEDGPDKGLFNVEYADVLGIPFDFTAKPVVAPPQPPRETVQVQAVRPERDALEIRFPRVAGYRVELPEERLTATFNDDSTLVLTPDLVGPSITRNQGIVGEGVNLTLEHLGDMRPSTLLFHLTQRLLYTKWRDAGEAPKLHLFGQLKRVTREWLDNHLVCEGGTYPAQLIYQELADMACNRITAGITAAFAGERPIKAVLDSYNPVGSTAHVRFNTSRTHRWQTDPARCHVSWVVLDSDWEAEFCRVAESHPRVKAYVKNHNLGLEVPYRYGSEMRRYLPDFIVLVDDGRGDDDLLHLVVEIKGYRREDAKEKKATMDTYWVPAVNNLGTLGRWAFAELTEIYQIESDFKAKVESAFDEMIARAGGVPPAFSA